The Lycium barbarum isolate Lr01 chromosome 12, ASM1917538v2, whole genome shotgun sequence genome includes a region encoding these proteins:
- the LOC132621799 gene encoding DNA-damage-repair/toleration protein DRT111, chloroplastic, whose protein sequence is MLGGLYGDLPPPSSSGDDDNNKSTTTAAAANVWSSSGKMAPTALRKPLTLLRPLPKPKPKPNSENTNPNPNPTFTTTSFQPALVAVTSNVLEEYDPARPNDYEDYRREKKRKQMEAEVRRELEEKERREREREREEKEKREKERELNISGEEAWRRRAAMSSGGGGGAPPPRSPSPPPGNEFSIGRSESGGLGLGAEGKMTAAQRMMAKMGWKEGQGLGKLEQGITTPLMAKKTDKRGGVIVASEAKQQQQQQQQQQQQQQQQQQQEKKVKSVSFNMAPTRVVLLRNMVGPGEVDDDLEGEVAEECTKFGTVTRVLIFEITEANFPHEEAVRIFVQFERAEQATKALIELEGRFFGGRIVHACFYDEERFGNNELAPMPGEIPGF, encoded by the exons ATGCTGGGCGGCTTATACGGCGATCTCCCGCCGCCATCCTCCTCCGGCGACGACGACAACAACAAATCCACCACCACCGCCGCCGCAGCAAATGTATGGTCCAGCAGCGGCAAAATGGCCCCAACAGCCCTTCGCAAACCCTTAACACTTCTCCGACCTTTGCCCAAACCTAAACCCAAACCTAATTCCGAGAACACTAACCCTAACCCTAACCCGACATTCACAACGACGTCGTTCCAACCAGCCCTAGTAGCTGTTACCAGCAACGTATTAGAAGAATACGACCCGGCCCGGCCCAATGATTACGAGGATTATAGGAGGGAGAAGAAGAGGAAGCAAATGGAAGCTGAGGTGAGGAGAgaattagaagagaaagaaaggagagagagagagagggaaagagaggagaaagagaagagagagaaagagagagaattGAATATTTCAGGTGAAGAAGCGTGGCGGCGAAGGGCAGCAATGAGTAGCGGTGGCGGTGGAGGAGCACCGCCACCGCGATCGCCATCGCCTCCACCGGGGAATGAGTTTAGTATTGGGAGATCAGAGAGTGGAGGGTTAGGATTAGGAGCTGAAGGGAAAATGACAGCTGCACAGAGAATGATGGCTAAGATGGGGTGGAAAGAAGGGCAAGGATTAGGGAAGTTGGAACAAGGGATTACGACGCCATTGATGGCGAAAAAGACTGATAAGAGAGGTGGGGTTATAGTGGCTAGTGAAGctaagcagcagcagcagcagcagcagcagcaacagcaacaacaacaacagcagcagcagcaggaAAAGAAGGTTAAGAGTGTGAGTTTTAATATGGCTCCAACAAGAGTTGTGCTGCTTAGGAATATG gTTGGTCCTGGCGAGGTTGATGATGACCTAGAAGGTGAAGTTGCTGAAGAGTGCACTAAATTTGGCACCGTAACTCGTGTCTTAATATTTGAGATAACAGAAGCGAATTTCCCTCATGAAGAAGCTGTTCGGATATTCGTTCAATTTGAGAGAGCAGAACAAGCAACTAAAGCCCTTATTGAACTTGAAGGTCGATTTTTTGGCGGTAGGATTGTTCATGCCTGTTTCTATGATGAGGAGAGGTTCGGCAATAATGAATTAGCTCCCATGCCAGGAGAAATTCCTGGCTTTTGA